In the Chroococcidiopsis sp. SAG 2025 genome, one interval contains:
- a CDS encoding beta/gamma crystallin-related protein yields the protein MAAVELYNDSNFRRKLVETNSDTPNVGNDVNDRVTSIVINQGTWRFFTDSQYRGVSADLGPGRYPNIGLGTIPNDSITSFRRIR from the coding sequence ATGGCTGCTGTAGAACTCTATAACGACAGCAATTTCAGAAGAAAGTTAGTGGAAACAAATAGTGACACTCCAAATGTGGGTAATGATGTTAACGATCGCGTTACTTCAATTGTCATCAATCAGGGAACTTGGAGATTTTTTACAGATTCCCAATATCGGGGTGTTTCTGCCGATTTAGGACCAGGACGTTACCCTAACATAGGTCTTGGAACCATTCCTAACGACTCAATCACATCCTTCCGTAGGATTAGGTAG
- a CDS encoding helix-turn-helix transcriptional regulator produces MVEIAKVINISPTYFASLFKRATGISPHQYVIKQRVERAKMLLSKTDLAIANIALELGFSSQSHLTQQFKRFTGMTPKQVRPSS; encoded by the coding sequence CTGGTTGAAATTGCCAAAGTCATCAATATTAGCCCCACTTATTTTGCTAGTTTGTTCAAACGCGCTACAGGTATTTCTCCGCATCAATATGTGATTAAACAGCGAGTGGAACGGGCGAAAATGCTGCTGTCAAAAACGGATTTAGCGATCGCCAACATTGCGTTAGAATTGGGTTTCTCCAGTCAAAGTCATTTAACTCAACAGTTTAAGCGATTCACGGGAATGACACCAAAACAGGTGCGCCCTTCATCATAA
- a CDS encoding SDR family oxidoreductase, with product MLNVENKVITITGASSGIGEATAKLLAQNGAYVVLGARRTEKLEKIVQQIRDWGGTAEFKALDVANRSDVKAFIEFALDKFDRVDVIFNNAGVMPLSPLRNLQVEEWDTTIDVNIRGVLNGIAASLPIMEAQGNGHIINTASIGAHVVVPTAAVYCATKYAVWAISEGLRQESKHIRVTTISPGVVETQLGAEITDDVALDLMKEIRKTALTPDAIARAVLYAVSQPDDVDVNEVIVRLTKSAF from the coding sequence ATGTTAAACGTAGAAAACAAAGTCATTACGATTACTGGAGCCAGTAGTGGCATCGGAGAAGCTACCGCGAAGTTATTAGCTCAAAACGGTGCTTATGTCGTGCTAGGGGCAAGGCGAACCGAAAAGCTGGAAAAGATTGTCCAGCAGATCCGCGACTGGGGGGGTACAGCCGAATTTAAAGCTCTCGATGTCGCCAACCGCTCTGATGTGAAAGCCTTTATTGAATTTGCTCTAGATAAGTTCGATCGCGTCGATGTCATTTTCAACAATGCAGGTGTGATGCCACTGTCCCCATTGAGGAACTTGCAAGTTGAGGAATGGGATACGACAATCGATGTGAATATCCGTGGTGTATTGAATGGCATTGCAGCTTCTTTGCCGATTATGGAGGCACAAGGCAATGGACATATTATCAATACAGCGTCTATCGGCGCACATGTGGTAGTGCCTACTGCCGCTGTTTATTGCGCCACCAAATATGCAGTTTGGGCAATCTCCGAAGGACTGCGGCAAGAATCGAAGCATATTCGCGTCACCACCATCTCTCCTGGTGTGGTTGAAACCCAACTTGGCGCAGAAATTACAGATGATGTGGCACTAGACCTAATGAAGGAAATCCGTAAAACCGCACTCACTCCAGATGCGATCGCCAGAGCCGTTTTGTATGCGGTGTCCCAGCCGGACGATGTTGATGTTAACGAAGTCATTGTCCGACTAACGAAGAGCGCATTCTAG
- a CDS encoding SDR family NAD(P)-dependent oxidoreductase yields MTKDIAKIALVTGSGRGLGKSTALALVKKGVDAIVTYRNSEAEAKSVVSQIEAMGGKAVALHLDTGNIKTFDTFVAQVKQSLQDIWQTEQFDFLVNNAGIGIHAPFAQTTESEFDRLFNTHVKGVFFLTQKLLPFMKDGGRIVNLSSGLARFTYPGYAAYASAKGAIEVLTRYLAKELGNRQIAVNTIAPGAIATDFAGGRVRDNSDINSFIASQTALGRVGEPDDIGGAIAALLSEDNRWVNGQRIEVSGGQSL; encoded by the coding sequence ATGACGAAAGACATAGCAAAAATCGCTTTAGTTACGGGATCGGGTCGAGGATTGGGCAAAAGTACTGCTTTAGCACTCGTAAAAAAAGGAGTTGATGCGATCGTCACGTATCGCAACAGTGAGGCAGAAGCGAAATCCGTTGTCTCTCAAATCGAAGCAATGGGTGGTAAAGCTGTGGCACTGCACCTCGATACAGGCAACATCAAAACCTTTGACACGTTTGTGGCGCAAGTCAAGCAATCCCTTCAGGATATTTGGCAAACCGAGCAGTTTGATTTTCTCGTCAATAATGCTGGAATTGGTATCCATGCACCTTTTGCACAAACGACTGAGTCTGAGTTCGATCGCTTGTTCAACACTCATGTGAAAGGGGTTTTCTTCCTCACCCAAAAACTACTTCCTTTCATGAAAGACGGAGGACGTATTGTTAATCTTTCGTCTGGTCTTGCCCGTTTTACCTATCCAGGCTATGCCGCTTATGCCAGCGCCAAAGGAGCGATCGAGGTTCTGACTCGTTACTTAGCAAAGGAATTGGGAAACAGGCAAATTGCAGTGAATACGATCGCCCCAGGAGCGATCGCTACCGATTTTGCAGGTGGTAGGGTGCGTGACAATTCAGACATTAACAGCTTCATCGCGTCGCAAACGGCTTTAGGTCGTGTGGGTGAGCCGGATGATATTGGAGGTGCAATCGCGGCGTTGCTGTCTGAAGATAATCGATGGGTGAATGGACAGAGAATTGAAGTCTCTGGCGGTCAATCTCTCTAA
- a CDS encoding AraC family transcriptional regulator, with protein sequence MTVEISNPDVIADRCQELAKLVMRHTESNGNGIHSTAIAQLDLTRADTVSTALHNVYEPILAIVVQGRKEALLGEERYQYGAAQYLIVSVDLPLSGFVVEATPNKPYLGLKLNLDLMQLCDLVAQMSSSLGKKENSVRGVSVSNADAGLFECALRLVKLLDTPQHIPMLAPLMIRELYYRLLVGEQGEAVRQIATSGSTMQRIATAIKLIQAKFTQPMRIEDLARRVSMSTSSFHQHFKQVTAMSPLQYQKQLRLLEARRLMLAENADATYAAYRVGYESPSQFSREYSRLFGAPPIRDIERLRTA encoded by the coding sequence ATGACAGTTGAAATCTCTAATCCTGATGTAATCGCGGATCGATGCCAAGAACTCGCGAAATTAGTGATGCGGCACACCGAGTCTAACGGAAATGGTATCCATTCAACTGCGATCGCGCAATTGGACTTGACGCGAGCTGATACTGTGTCTACTGCACTCCACAATGTTTATGAACCGATCCTGGCGATCGTCGTGCAAGGTCGAAAAGAGGCGTTACTGGGTGAGGAGAGGTATCAGTATGGTGCAGCGCAATATCTGATCGTTTCGGTCGATTTACCGCTAAGTGGATTTGTGGTTGAGGCAACACCCAACAAGCCGTACTTAGGACTGAAGCTGAATTTAGACTTGATGCAACTGTGCGATCTGGTTGCCCAAATGAGTTCCAGCTTGGGTAAGAAAGAAAACTCTGTCCGAGGCGTATCAGTCAGCAACGCCGATGCAGGGCTGTTCGAGTGCGCCCTTCGCCTGGTCAAACTCTTAGATACGCCGCAACATATCCCCATGCTGGCACCGCTGATGATTCGCGAACTCTATTACCGTCTGCTCGTTGGCGAACAAGGTGAAGCCGTGCGCCAAATTGCTACATCGGGTAGCACTATGCAGCGAATTGCAACAGCCATCAAACTAATTCAGGCTAAGTTTACCCAACCAATGCGGATCGAGGATTTAGCGAGGCGAGTCAGTATGTCTACTTCGTCGTTTCATCAGCATTTCAAGCAAGTGACCGCGATGAGTCCGCTTCAATATCAAAAGCAGTTAAGACTTTTGGAAGCGCGTCGCCTCATGCTTGCCGAAAACGCTGATGCGACGTATGCTGCCTATCGGGTCGGATATGAAAGTCCCTCGCAGTTCAGCCGCGAATATTCGCGTCTATTTGGTGCGCCACCGATTCGGGACATCGAACGGCTGCGAACTGCTTGA
- a CDS encoding DUF192 domain-containing protein — protein sequence MKTSTSKSVLRFRPRDFVIPIAFTGAWFWVKMELAAYRMSPPLEQQAKAIVTFPSSGSTLQLEIVQSDRDRATGLMYRRSLPRNTGMLFPLPHPYIPKIWMKHVNFPLDIIFIKQGRIESIVHNAPPCQSSPCPLYSPAAPIDAVLELSGGRAKELKLRVGGKVVLASIRKLTNSAPRSPKTKISIF from the coding sequence ATGAAGACCTCTACATCTAAATCGGTACTTCGGTTTCGCCCTCGTGACTTTGTTATTCCCATTGCTTTTACTGGGGCTTGGTTTTGGGTAAAAATGGAGCTTGCTGCTTACCGTATGTCACCCCCACTGGAGCAACAGGCAAAAGCCATTGTTACCTTTCCATCTAGCGGTTCAACACTTCAACTAGAGATAGTACAGAGCGATCGCGACCGAGCGACAGGGTTGATGTATAGGCGATCGCTGCCAAGAAATACTGGTATGCTATTTCCCTTGCCTCATCCCTACATACCGAAAATCTGGATGAAGCACGTCAACTTCCCGCTTGACATTATCTTTATTAAGCAAGGCAGGATTGAAAGTATCGTTCACAATGCTCCGCCATGCCAAAGTTCCCCTTGTCCGCTTTACAGTCCCGCTGCTCCCATCGATGCGGTGCTAGAACTGTCAGGAGGTAGGGCGAAAGAATTAAAGCTTAGGGTAGGAGGCAAGGTAGTACTAGCATCAATTCGTAAGTTGACAAATTCTGCACCTCGATCGCCGAAAACGAAGATTTCGATCTTCTAA
- a CDS encoding ParM/StbA family protein: MTFCKQQAGQKNFLARHRERQPRSRTVMPDVTVAADFGASLARAIFSLDSQSQALKPELMLIAPQVLRVPSKSIENYEKYKLGNSTPENSAWVKLGNDYYAIGHLAKTHFNAVHCLESLKIDSAIPQLLAIVGGIAQSKEMGNSFSLSLGILLPWGEYTDRERFESYIKQALSGFCFRGKEYFVTLESFTCLPEGAGLFARGRVPHKGGDRLRNARELNIAVLMIGYRNASILFIEKGALSWGYTENYGFSRMVEKVQQFTSGQKAERLVEVICSGSKPSKRTIAGLVRTNMMELREQEMQEIAAAIADAKQEYIAILTNWLKQRLPDCLDEIIVNGGTARYLQPELTQFFKTLGAGATNWCNSLDERVVKTFGDLVRAQHLQSRLLDAYGLFFQLHNRPLPRLRDTVETAEEAHHDEARVS; this comes from the coding sequence TTGACATTTTGCAAACAACAAGCCGGACAAAAAAATTTCCTCGCTCGACATCGAGAGCGACAACCGCGATCGAGGACTGTCATGCCTGACGTTACTGTAGCTGCTGACTTTGGCGCATCCTTGGCCAGAGCAATCTTTTCCCTCGACTCGCAATCGCAAGCTTTAAAGCCAGAGTTAATGCTAATTGCACCCCAAGTTTTAAGAGTGCCGTCCAAGAGTATCGAGAACTACGAGAAGTACAAACTAGGAAATTCAACGCCCGAAAATTCAGCTTGGGTGAAACTAGGAAACGATTATTATGCAATAGGACACCTAGCCAAAACTCATTTTAATGCCGTCCACTGCCTGGAATCGCTCAAAATTGACTCTGCCATTCCACAGTTGCTAGCAATTGTAGGAGGTATAGCCCAGAGCAAGGAGATGGGTAATTCATTCTCGCTGTCACTGGGAATTCTCCTGCCTTGGGGAGAGTATACCGATAGAGAAAGGTTTGAATCCTACATCAAACAAGCGTTGTCTGGGTTCTGCTTTCGCGGCAAGGAGTATTTTGTCACGCTGGAATCATTTACCTGCCTGCCGGAGGGAGCGGGGTTGTTTGCACGGGGGAGAGTGCCGCACAAAGGAGGCGATCGCTTGCGAAATGCGCGGGAGTTGAACATTGCCGTTCTGATGATTGGTTACCGCAATGCTTCCATTCTGTTCATCGAAAAAGGAGCGCTTTCCTGGGGCTACACGGAAAACTACGGTTTCTCCAGAATGGTAGAAAAAGTGCAGCAATTTACTTCCGGTCAGAAAGCTGAGAGATTAGTGGAAGTTATCTGCTCCGGTTCCAAACCCAGTAAAAGGACAATAGCAGGACTAGTACGCACCAACATGATGGAATTGCGAGAGCAGGAGATGCAAGAAATTGCTGCGGCGATCGCGGATGCCAAGCAAGAGTATATTGCCATCCTCACCAACTGGCTGAAACAGAGGTTGCCCGATTGTCTGGATGAAATTATCGTCAATGGTGGCACTGCCCGTTACTTGCAGCCGGAGCTAACGCAGTTTTTCAAGACTTTGGGCGCTGGGGCAACCAACTGGTGCAACTCCCTAGACGAGCGAGTGGTCAAGACATTTGGCGACTTAGTGAGAGCGCAACACCTCCAGTCCCGTTTACTAGATGCATATGGACTATTCTTCCAACTCCACAACCGACCGCTACCGCGATTGCGGGACACCGTTGAAACTGCCGAGGAAGCGCACCATGACGAAGCCAGAGTCAGCTAA
- a CDS encoding plasmid mobilization protein, giving the protein MVDNTLRNQIVRVRLTPQEKAQIVTAAKKAGDLSLSAFMRNVALSIPVTEKQRQLVPQVNRQLYYQLGEIYSLLEIESNRDMALVESRLVGK; this is encoded by the coding sequence GTGGTAGACAATACATTACGAAACCAAATAGTTCGCGTTCGACTTACTCCTCAAGAAAAAGCACAAATAGTCACTGCTGCTAAAAAAGCTGGAGATTTAAGTTTGAGTGCATTTATGCGAAATGTAGCGCTTTCTATTCCAGTCACCGAAAAGCAACGCCAGCTTGTACCCCAAGTCAACCGCCAACTTTATTACCAACTTGGAGAAATCTACAGCCTATTGGAAATTGAGTCTAACCGTGATATGGCGCTTGTAGAGAGTAGACTTGTTGGGAAATAA
- a CDS encoding transposase family protein — MLDLERILKQDRLLRALTGLNRKAFDDLLHSFAQAYWQSLTPLDRQRKRAVGGGRKATLQTMEDKLFYSLFYCKCYPTFDLASVLFHFDRSQAHEWTHRLLPVLESALGQKLALPERKLRSVEEFVERFPAVKRVMIDGTERPIQRPQDKERQKEHYSGKKRRTTRKHLAAVDERKRVLVLSSSREGKVHDKRFLDEEAMAAAIPDAIPIEVDLGFQGLQNEYVNIRIGHKKPRGGELTPQQQAENKTLSRERVVCENAFAGVKRYNAVAALYRNRAADFDDRLMLIAAGLWNFYLDAG; from the coding sequence ATGCTAGACCTAGAACGCATTCTCAAGCAAGACCGTTTGTTACGCGCCCTGACTGGTCTAAACCGTAAAGCCTTTGATGACCTGCTGCACAGTTTTGCTCAAGCCTATTGGCAAAGCTTAACCCCGCTGGATAGGCAGCGCAAACGTGCTGTTGGAGGTGGACGCAAAGCCACCTTGCAGACGATGGAGGACAAGTTGTTCTACAGCTTGTTTTACTGCAAGTGTTATCCCACCTTCGATCTCGCTAGCGTCTTGTTCCACTTTGACCGTTCGCAGGCGCATGAGTGGACGCATCGCCTCTTACCCGTGCTAGAGAGTGCATTGGGACAAAAGCTAGCATTGCCGGAGCGCAAGTTACGCAGTGTCGAGGAGTTTGTGGAGCGATTTCCAGCCGTGAAACGGGTGATGATTGATGGCACGGAACGACCAATTCAACGCCCCCAAGACAAAGAGCGACAAAAGGAGCACTATTCGGGAAAAAAGCGGCGAACGACGCGCAAGCATCTAGCAGCGGTTGATGAGCGCAAGCGGGTGTTGGTGTTGAGTTCATCACGGGAAGGGAAAGTGCATGACAAACGATTCTTGGATGAGGAAGCGATGGCAGCAGCCATTCCCGATGCCATTCCGATTGAGGTGGATTTAGGCTTTCAGGGCTTACAGAACGAGTATGTCAACATTCGCATTGGGCACAAAAAGCCGAGAGGAGGTGAATTGACACCACAACAGCAGGCAGAAAACAAGACACTGAGTCGAGAACGGGTGGTGTGTGAAAATGCCTTTGCAGGGGTGAAACGATACAACGCTGTCGCAGCCTTGTATAGGAATCGTGCGGCTGATTTCGATGACCGACTGATGCTGATTGCCGCAGGACTGTGGAACTTCTATCTTGATGCTGGCTAA
- a CDS encoding relaxase/mobilization nuclease domain-containing protein, which translates to MIAKQVLGSNFAGVLSYVSGKEGAQRIGGNMTGQSPSQLAAEFRISRDLNFRVKKCVYHATLSVAPDEELSDRNWNEIADAYVKGMGFHGSQYVVYRHADTHHHHIHIIASRIKITDGSTVSDAWNYRRSEVLVRQLEQQYELKPVVPSWSKKERSPHTGEVRKYRRTGEVSRRVKLQQLISEVLQGKPCLQEFVARLEAQDVQVQLRRDERGKILGISYKLGSVPFQGRQIGRGYAWTQIQNYLSVPVMEVIERSPDAETAAMASDRITQERKLELRERYLVLREQVRQQEAFRDSNHDEIDIAIAILALKHGETIDEVEALLTQSDRVRLLKETLPKQEYLVSARDYLSYVSQTAIAIAQELQEVARQQEQLVM; encoded by the coding sequence GTGATTGCCAAGCAGGTGTTGGGGAGCAACTTTGCAGGTGTCCTATCCTATGTTAGTGGCAAGGAAGGGGCGCAACGCATTGGTGGTAACATGACGGGGCAAAGTCCATCCCAGCTGGCAGCAGAATTTCGGATCTCGCGAGATTTGAACTTTCGAGTCAAGAAATGCGTTTACCACGCCACCCTATCTGTAGCGCCTGATGAGGAGTTGAGCGATCGCAATTGGAACGAAATTGCTGATGCCTACGTCAAGGGAATGGGCTTTCATGGCTCTCAGTATGTAGTGTACCGTCACGCCGACACTCACCATCACCACATTCATATTATTGCTAGTCGGATTAAAATTACTGACGGCTCGACAGTGAGTGATGCTTGGAATTACCGCCGCAGTGAAGTGCTAGTGCGTCAACTGGAACAGCAGTATGAGTTAAAACCAGTCGTGCCTAGCTGGAGCAAAAAGGAGCGATCGCCCCATACTGGTGAAGTACGCAAGTATCGTCGTACTGGTGAGGTGAGCCGACGAGTTAAGTTACAGCAGTTAATTTCTGAAGTATTACAGGGAAAACCTTGCTTGCAGGAATTTGTCGCTCGGCTCGAAGCGCAGGATGTCCAGGTGCAGTTGCGACGGGACGAGCGGGGTAAGATCCTGGGAATTTCCTACAAACTTGGCAGCGTGCCATTTCAAGGAAGGCAGATCGGACGCGGCTATGCTTGGACGCAGATTCAAAACTACCTTTCTGTTCCTGTAATGGAAGTAATTGAGCGATCGCCAGATGCAGAAACGGCAGCAATGGCAAGCGATCGCATTACCCAAGAGCGCAAATTAGAACTGCGAGAACGGTACTTGGTACTGCGAGAGCAAGTGCGTCAGCAAGAGGCATTTAGAGATAGCAACCATGATGAGATCGACATTGCCATAGCGATCCTGGCGCTCAAGCACGGAGAGACGATTGATGAGGTAGAAGCACTGCTGACACAGAGCGATCGCGTGCGGCTATTGAAGGAGACGTTGCCCAAGCAAGAATATCTTGTGTCTGCTCGCGATTACTTGAGCTACGTGTCTCAAACAGCTATTGCAATCGCCCAAGAATTACAAGAAGTAGCGAGACAACAAGAACAACTGGTGATGTAG
- a CDS encoding TMEM175 family protein: MKSFMNLNRFEAFSDGVFAIAMTLLVIEIKVPDLSQATASTAIDALVHAVPHVLSYMTSFLVIGVLWLNHHALFHLLKRVDRIVLTINLVLLMCIAFIPFPTSLIGEYSKLQPIVMFYGLTLSFTGIVYNALWFYVVRQYLWDHPQANRHFIYQASLWSIGYPIFYLIASLLSLSNTTLSTVLYILIPLFYLFPSVIDRQLGNLPDEAS; encoded by the coding sequence ATGAAATCATTCATGAACCTGAATCGATTTGAAGCATTCAGTGATGGGGTATTCGCGATTGCCATGACCCTACTGGTGATTGAAATTAAAGTACCAGATTTGTCCCAGGCAACGGCATCGACTGCAATTGATGCACTAGTTCATGCTGTACCGCACGTTCTGAGCTACATGACGAGCTTCTTGGTCATTGGCGTTCTGTGGCTCAATCATCATGCTCTATTTCATTTACTGAAGCGGGTCGATCGGATTGTCTTGACAATCAACTTAGTATTGCTCATGTGCATTGCTTTTATTCCCTTCCCAACATCATTGATCGGCGAATACAGCAAACTCCAACCTATTGTGATGTTTTATGGTTTAACGCTGTCGTTCACTGGAATTGTCTACAATGCCCTTTGGTTTTATGTCGTTCGGCAGTATCTCTGGGATCATCCTCAAGCTAACCGCCATTTCATTTATCAAGCTTCTCTTTGGAGTATTGGTTATCCGATTTTTTACTTAATTGCTTCGCTGTTGTCATTGAGCAATACAACCTTAAGCACAGTTCTCTACATCCTCATTCCGTTGTTTTATCTATTTCCCAGCGTCATCGATCGACAACTGGGTAATCTACCCGATGAAGCCTCCTAA
- a CDS encoding FAD binding domain-containing protein — MNAINKRALVIGGSLAGLFAGTLLRSIGWQVDIYERSPHNLDSRGGGIVLQPDVVEAFQRAGIACEDPLGVVAHERYYLKRDGRIAQAMPMRQTLTSWNLLYGSMRRHFPADHYHQGKHLTEIQQDGLAVTAMFADGTRETGDLLVGADGPASTIRHLLLPDYTPQYAGYVAYRGLVDESELDPATAKLLTERFVFYQFPNSHILQYVIPGENESLIPGERRFNWVWYVNYNQTTELPDILTDKNGQRREYSIAPGMIHPTVEQAMRSYADRVLAPPFQKLVAATQEPFVQAILDLGVPQMAFERIALIGDAAFIPRPHTAASTAKAAANAIALVDALVDSNHDVPKTLKAWEGEQLALGMRLWKSGEALGERSQFIYGEGRTEG, encoded by the coding sequence ATGAACGCTATCAATAAACGTGCCCTTGTAATTGGTGGGTCATTGGCTGGGTTGTTCGCCGGAACTCTGTTGCGATCGATCGGTTGGCAGGTAGATATTTACGAGCGATCGCCTCACAACCTCGACAGTCGCGGCGGCGGCATTGTGCTGCAACCGGATGTTGTAGAAGCGTTTCAACGAGCAGGGATAGCCTGTGAAGATCCTTTAGGTGTGGTAGCGCACGAGCGATATTATCTGAAACGCGATGGCAGGATTGCTCAAGCCATGCCGATGCGTCAAACTTTAACCTCCTGGAACTTACTGTATGGGTCGATGCGGCGACATTTTCCGGCTGACCACTACCATCAAGGCAAGCACCTGACCGAGATTCAGCAAGATGGGCTAGCGGTGACTGCGATGTTTGCCGATGGCACTCGCGAGACAGGCGATCTACTCGTCGGTGCGGATGGGCCGGCTTCAACCATTCGCCACTTGCTCTTGCCTGACTACACACCCCAATATGCTGGATATGTTGCCTATCGCGGCCTAGTAGATGAATCGGAACTCGATCCTGCAACGGCAAAATTGTTGACCGAACGGTTTGTATTTTATCAATTTCCCAATTCTCACATTCTGCAATATGTAATTCCAGGAGAGAATGAATCGTTGATTCCGGGGGAACGCCGCTTCAACTGGGTTTGGTATGTCAATTACAACCAAACAACCGAATTGCCGGACATTCTAACCGATAAAAACGGGCAGCGGCGGGAGTATTCGATCGCCCCTGGAATGATCCATCCGACTGTGGAGCAAGCGATGAGATCGTATGCCGATCGCGTCTTAGCACCTCCATTTCAAAAATTAGTGGCAGCAACACAAGAACCCTTTGTCCAAGCCATTTTGGATCTTGGCGTACCGCAAATGGCATTTGAGCGCATTGCCTTAATTGGCGACGCGGCTTTTATTCCCCGTCCCCATACGGCTGCTAGTACCGCGAAGGCGGCTGCTAATGCGATCGCTTTAGTCGATGCTTTGGTTGACTCCAATCATGATGTACCCAAGACACTAAAGGCATGGGAAGGCGAGCAACTGGCGCTAGGAATGCGCCTCTGGAAATCGGGAGAGGCTTTGGGAGAGCGATCGCAATTTATATACGGTGAGGGACGAACGGAGGGATAA
- a CDS encoding NAD(P)/FAD-dependent oxidoreductase, whose protein sequence is MTNDLGLSSNPRRVKLYEQPNSASAYEIRDFLNRSVVEFDWIELTSDQDCSRELSLSTLSNIRLPMVEFPDGTQLFAPTIREIAERLGWVTQPKFKEYDLSIYGAGPAGLSAAVYAASEGLRTVLVERHAVGGQAGTSSLIENYMGFPEGISGADLAERARQQAVKFGIELLLLREGVKSEFRDNRIYTDMADGSKMIARANICATGIEYRRLNLPNEDQFLKVGLFYGAGASEAPLCGGEHVFIVGGGNSAGQAAMYLSRYAEKVTMLIRGDTLAATLSQYLVERITQKSNIEVLFQAQVTGLAGDTSLQQIEVTHHRDRSTQKIDTRWLFVCIGGAPNTEWAKDTAIIRDQAGYLVTGSDLLTEGRLPECWTLDRDPFFLETSVPGSFAAGDVRHGSVKRVASSVGEGAMAVTFVHKYLEEIG, encoded by the coding sequence ATGACCAATGATTTAGGCTTATCGTCTAATCCCCGTAGAGTCAAACTCTATGAACAACCTAATTCCGCTTCTGCTTACGAAATTCGAGATTTTCTCAACCGCAGCGTCGTTGAATTTGATTGGATTGAACTAACGAGCGACCAGGATTGTTCTCGCGAACTGAGTCTTTCAACGTTGAGCAATATTCGCTTGCCGATGGTCGAATTTCCAGATGGCACTCAACTCTTTGCCCCGACCATTCGAGAGATCGCTGAACGATTGGGTTGGGTGACGCAACCCAAATTTAAAGAATATGATCTGTCAATTTATGGTGCGGGACCTGCTGGCTTGAGTGCAGCCGTATATGCTGCATCTGAGGGGCTACGCACTGTTTTAGTTGAACGTCATGCGGTAGGTGGACAAGCAGGCACCAGTTCTTTGATTGAGAATTACATGGGATTTCCAGAAGGGATTAGCGGTGCTGATTTAGCAGAACGCGCTCGCCAGCAGGCAGTAAAGTTTGGGATTGAACTGCTGCTCTTGCGAGAAGGGGTGAAATCAGAATTTCGAGACAATCGAATCTACACGGATATGGCAGATGGCAGCAAAATGATTGCGCGAGCGAACATCTGCGCTACAGGGATTGAGTACCGACGGCTTAATCTTCCCAATGAAGATCAATTTCTCAAAGTCGGATTGTTTTACGGAGCGGGTGCAAGTGAAGCCCCGCTGTGTGGTGGCGAACACGTCTTTATTGTGGGCGGCGGCAACTCGGCAGGTCAGGCTGCCATGTATCTGTCGCGCTATGCCGAAAAAGTCACCATGCTGATTCGCGGCGATACGCTAGCGGCGACCTTATCGCAGTACCTTGTTGAACGCATTACTCAAAAAAGCAACATTGAAGTTCTCTTTCAAGCTCAGGTGACTGGGTTAGCAGGAGATACCTCATTACAGCAGATTGAAGTAACCCATCATCGCGATCGATCAACCCAAAAAATTGATACTCGATGGCTGTTTGTTTGTATTGGTGGTGCACCAAATACTGAATGGGCAAAGGATACTGCCATCATTCGGGATCAGGCAGGCTACTTGGTGACTGGCTCAGATTTGCTTACCGAGGGTCGTTTACCGGAATGCTGGACGCTCGATCGCGATCCATTCTTCTTGGAAACCAGTGTTCCTGGTTCCTTTGCAGCGGGAGATGTGAGGCATGGTTCTGTGAAGCGGGTGGCTTCATCCGTAGGTGAAGGTGCAATGGCGGTCACGTTTGTTCATAAGTATTTAGAGGAAATTGGATGA